In Chanodichthys erythropterus isolate Z2021 chromosome 11, ASM2448905v1, whole genome shotgun sequence, a single window of DNA contains:
- the leap2 gene encoding liver-expressed antimicrobial peptide 2 — MQDHSHRGALLAWCLVFLVLFQQVTCSPMPQSDTPSTSVQEIQRSLKRTARMTPLWRIMGTKPHGAYCQNNYECSTAICRRGHCSYSQPINS, encoded by the exons ATGCAGGATCACAGTCACAGAGGGGCTCTTCTAGCCTGGTGCCTGGTGTTTTTGGTGCTTTTCCAGCAG GTAACCTGCAGTCCTATGCCACAGTCGGACACACCCTCAACTTCTGTGCAGGAAATTCAAAGGTCACTGAAGAGAACAGCTCGAATGACCCCATTATGGAGGATCATGGGTACTAAACCTCACGGTGCCTACTGCCAGAACAATTATGAGTGCTCAACAGCAATATGCAG GAGAGGCCACTGTTCCTACAGCCAACCGATTAATTCCTAA
- the bmp15 gene encoding bone morphogenetic protein 15 has translation MKATSSHNCLRLCVLSCLFVLYLSTRVAGNMASPSHFGVASKEVRRNRHPKQRNSHFKPLVESQTEDEGMRLMISLYRIAADADGRPKQHKLFGSNTIRLLKASNTEKHFLPTSSDLQYNYTVKYELKNLLLDKLVKASFLHLRSPVSSRHPFICEARVTSLEDLPECGSVTMGPRSLWTESDVTNHVSESKDGQVSLFAHYRCIKPKHARSITHRKFFPPQHHLRAPVLLLFLEEQPVEWGKYLTPLSLPRTRRSPEPGSIVSDIPNYRQGLNSVAKNQCKLHSYPVTFKDLGWDHWIIAPHKYNPHYCMGDCPRILSYGYNSPNHAIMQTLISELGVADIPMPSCVPYKYKPISVLMMERNGNIVYKEYEDMIADSCTCR, from the exons ATGAAGGCTACCAGCAGTCACAACTGTCTGAGACTCTGCGTACTGTCGTGTTTGTTTGTGCTGTACTTATCTACGCGCGTGGCCGGAAACATGGCCTCTCCGTCACATTTTGGCGTCGCCAGTAAAGAAGTTCGCCGAAATCGACACCCAAAACAGAGGAACTCTCATTTTAAACCTctagtagaaagccaaactgaaGATGAAGGTATGAGACTTATGATAAGTCTATACAGGATAGCGGCGGATGCAGATGGACGACCAAAGCAGCACAAGTTATTTGGGTCCAACACTATAAGGCTGCTCAAAGCGTCCAACACGGAAAAGCACTTTCTCCCAACCTCAAGTG ACCTTCAGTATAACTACACAGTGAAATATGAACTGAAAAACCTCTTGTTGGACAAACTAGTGAAGGCGTCTTTTTTGCACCTGAGGTCTCCTGTGTCATCCCGTCATCCTTTCATTTGTGAGGCAAGGGTCACGTCTCTTGAAGATCTTCCTGAATGTGGCTCTGTCACTATGGGTCCTCGAAGCCTGTGGACCGAATCGGATGTCACAAACCATGTGTCTGAGTCAAAAGATGGCCAGGTGTCCCTCTTTGCCCATTATCGATGCATTAAACCAAAGCATGCCAGGTCCATTACACATCGAAAATTCTTCCCACCTCAACACCATCTTCGAGCTCCTGTTTTGCTGCTCTTCTTGGAGGAGCAGCCTGTGGAATGGGGGAAGTACTTGACGCCCCTTTCCCTCCCCAGGACCCGTCGATCTCCGGAGCCCGGGAGCATTGTCTCTGACATCCCCAACTACAGGCAAGGACTGAACAGCGTGGCCAAAAACCAGTGCAAGCTGCACTCCTACCCTGTGACCTTCAAAGATTTGGGATGGGATCACTGGATCATTGCACCCCACAAGTACAACCCTCATTACTGTATGGGAGATTGCCCTCGTATCCTGTCTTATGGCTACAATTCGCCCAACCACGCAATCATGCAGACTTTGATCAGCGAGCTTGGAGTGGCAGATATCCCAATGCCCTCTTGCGTTCCTTATAAATACAAACCTATCAGCGTGCTGATGATGGAGAGGAATGGAAACATAGTTTATAAAGAATATGAAGATATGATTGCAGACTCCTGCACCTGCAGATGA